A window from Actimicrobium sp. CCC2.4 encodes these proteins:
- a CDS encoding long-chain fatty acid--CoA ligase has product MDKIWLKSYPQGVPAEIDYTQYRSLVHLLEEAFQKYADRNAYVCMDKFLTYAELDAMSKKLGAWLQSKGLKKGARVAIMMPNVLQYPVAIAAILRAGFTVVNVNPLYTPRELEHQLNDSGAEAIIILENFATTLEQVLPKTRVKHVVVASMGDLLGMMKGTIVNFVVRNVKKMVPAFSLPNAISFKQAVAEGAAIALKPVELGHDDVAFLQYTGGTTGVSKGATLNHRNVIANVLQSEAWAQPALNREPKIAALTIVCALPLYHIFALTSCCLMGTRLGGMNILIPNPRDMPGFVKTLGKFKINMLPAVNTLYNGLLNNPEFATVDFSMLKVCNGGGMAVQKAVADKWFKLTGCPIVEGYGLSETAPVATCNPSDSATFTGTIGLPVPSTDIVILDDNGVVVPLGQPGEIAIRGPQVMAGYWNNPDETAKVMTADGFFKSGDIGIMDERGYIKIVDRKKDMILVSGFNVYPNEIEGILAMHPGVLESACVGVPDEHSGEAVKLYVVRKDPTLTVEQLMEYCKENFTAYKKPKYIEFRTDLPKTNVGKILRRELRDEKKVA; this is encoded by the coding sequence ATGGACAAGATTTGGCTCAAGTCATACCCGCAAGGCGTTCCTGCAGAAATCGACTACACGCAATATCGCTCACTGGTTCACTTGCTTGAAGAAGCGTTTCAGAAATATGCCGACCGCAATGCCTACGTTTGCATGGACAAGTTCCTGACGTATGCCGAGCTTGATGCGATGTCGAAAAAACTCGGTGCATGGTTGCAGTCGAAGGGACTGAAAAAAGGCGCGCGCGTCGCCATCATGATGCCCAACGTGCTGCAGTATCCGGTGGCGATTGCGGCCATCCTGCGGGCCGGTTTCACGGTGGTCAACGTCAATCCGCTGTACACGCCGCGCGAACTGGAACACCAGCTCAATGACTCCGGTGCCGAAGCCATCATCATCCTCGAAAACTTTGCGACCACGCTCGAGCAGGTACTGCCGAAGACCCGTGTCAAGCATGTCGTCGTGGCCAGTATGGGCGACCTGCTCGGGATGATGAAAGGGACCATCGTCAATTTCGTGGTCCGCAATGTCAAAAAAATGGTGCCGGCGTTTTCCCTGCCAAATGCGATTTCGTTCAAGCAGGCTGTGGCCGAAGGGGCCGCCATTGCGCTCAAGCCGGTCGAACTGGGTCATGATGATGTCGCGTTCCTGCAGTACACGGGCGGTACGACCGGCGTCTCGAAAGGCGCTACGCTTAACCACCGCAATGTCATTGCCAATGTGCTGCAAAGCGAAGCTTGGGCGCAGCCCGCACTGAACCGCGAGCCGAAGATCGCCGCGCTGACCATCGTCTGCGCGCTGCCGCTTTATCATATTTTTGCGCTGACATCGTGCTGCCTGATGGGCACCCGTCTCGGTGGCATGAACATCCTGATTCCGAATCCGCGCGACATGCCGGGTTTCGTCAAGACGCTGGGCAAGTTCAAGATCAACATGCTGCCGGCAGTCAATACGCTCTACAACGGCTTGCTGAACAACCCTGAATTTGCGACGGTCGATTTTTCGATGCTGAAGGTCTGCAATGGCGGCGGCATGGCGGTGCAGAAAGCGGTGGCCGACAAGTGGTTCAAGCTGACCGGTTGCCCGATTGTTGAGGGTTACGGCTTGTCCGAAACTGCACCGGTGGCGACCTGTAATCCCTCGGATTCGGCCACATTCACCGGTACCATCGGCTTGCCGGTGCCGTCGACCGATATCGTTATTCTTGATGACAATGGCGTCGTCGTGCCACTCGGCCAACCGGGTGAAATCGCGATCCGCGGCCCGCAGGTGATGGCCGGTTACTGGAATAATCCTGACGAGACCGCCAAAGTGATGACCGCTGACGGCTTCTTCAAATCGGGTGATATCGGCATCATGGACGAGCGCGGTTACATCAAGATCGTTGACCGCAAGAAGGACATGATCCTGGTCTCGGGCTTCAATGTGTATCCGAACGAAATCGAAGGCATTCTCGCGATGCATCCCGGCGTCCTTGAATCTGCCTGCGTCGGCGTGCCCGACGAGCATTCCGGCGAAGCGGTCAAGCTCTACGTGGTCCGCAAGGACCCGACGTTGACGGTCGAGCAGTTGATGGAGTATTGCAAGGAAAACTTCACTGCCTACAAGAAGCCCAAGTACATCGAGTTTCGTACTGACCTGCCGAAGACCAATGTCGGCAAGATCCTGCGACGCGAATTGCGCGACGAAAAAAAGGTGGCCTGA
- a CDS encoding ABC transporter ATP-binding protein/permease: MRNYSVAPPVAAANQATRNDWATIKTLIPYLWTYKWRVLVALGCLIGAKMANVGVPLLLKNLVDQLTVTVSHPQALLVLPLGLLVAYGALRLSTTLFTELREFVFAKVTQRAVRTIALKVFRHLHSLSLRFHLNRQTGGMTRDIERGTRGISSLVSYTLFSILPTLIEITLVIGYLALHYDVWFSVITAVALVVYIVFTITVTEWRTHFRRTMNELDSKASTKAVDSLINFETVKYFGNEDYEARRYDEGLQRYEGAAVKSQTSLSVLNTGQSMIIATAVTLILWRATQGVIDKTMTLGDLVLVNAFMIQLYIPLSFLGVLYREIKQSLADMERLFLLLDQNREVADAIDASVLVTAAASVRFAQVDFSYEANRQILFDVDFTIAAGTTTAVVGHSGSGKSTLARLLFRFYDVNAGAITIDGQDVRDVTQASLRHAIGIVPQDTVLFNDTIEYNIAYGRTGAGKDDVIAAARAAYIHDFIESLPDGYATMVGERGLKLSGGEKQRVAIARALLKNPALLIFDEATSALDSKAEQAIQTQLKDIARNRTTLVIAHRLSTIADAAQILVLDQGRIIERGTHATLLTADGAYAQMWQRQQVAVDQDGAPVVDARAMAVQT, translated from the coding sequence ATGCGCAATTACTCCGTCGCTCCTCCGGTCGCCGCTGCCAACCAGGCAACGCGCAACGACTGGGCCACCATCAAGACACTGATTCCTTATCTGTGGACCTACAAATGGCGGGTGCTGGTGGCGCTCGGCTGCCTGATCGGTGCCAAGATGGCCAACGTCGGCGTGCCGCTGCTGCTCAAGAATCTGGTTGATCAATTGACGGTGACGGTGTCGCATCCGCAAGCCTTGCTGGTGCTGCCGCTGGGTTTGCTGGTGGCCTACGGCGCACTGCGTTTGTCGACCACGCTATTTACCGAGTTGCGCGAATTCGTGTTCGCCAAGGTGACGCAGCGCGCGGTGCGCACGATCGCCCTGAAAGTATTCCGTCATCTGCATTCGCTGTCATTACGCTTTCATTTGAACCGGCAGACCGGCGGCATGACGCGTGACATCGAACGCGGTACGCGCGGGATCTCATCGCTGGTGTCGTACACGCTGTTCAGCATCTTGCCGACGCTCATTGAAATCACGCTGGTGATCGGCTATCTGGCGTTGCACTACGATGTTTGGTTTTCTGTCATCACGGCGGTGGCGCTGGTGGTCTACATCGTCTTCACGATCACTGTCACTGAATGGCGCACACATTTCCGGCGCACGATGAATGAGCTCGATTCGAAGGCCAGCACCAAGGCGGTCGACTCGCTGATTAATTTTGAAACCGTCAAATATTTCGGTAACGAAGATTACGAAGCCCGTCGTTACGATGAAGGCTTGCAACGCTACGAAGGCGCGGCCGTGAAGTCGCAGACCTCGCTATCGGTGCTCAATACCGGCCAGTCGATGATCATTGCGACTGCCGTGACGCTGATCCTGTGGCGCGCCACGCAAGGCGTGATCGACAAGACGATGACACTCGGTGACCTGGTCCTGGTCAACGCGTTCATGATCCAGTTGTATATCCCGTTGAGTTTTCTGGGTGTGCTGTATCGCGAGATCAAGCAGAGCCTGGCCGACATGGAGCGCTTGTTCCTGTTGCTCGACCAGAACCGCGAGGTCGCCGATGCGATCGATGCCTCCGTGCTGGTAACGGCGGCGGCCTCGGTGCGCTTTGCACAAGTCGACTTCAGTTACGAAGCGAATCGCCAGATCCTGTTCGATGTCGACTTCACGATTGCAGCAGGAACCACGACTGCCGTCGTCGGCCACAGCGGCTCGGGCAAGTCGACGCTGGCGCGCCTGCTGTTTCGTTTTTACGATGTCAATGCCGGTGCCATCACGATCGATGGCCAGGATGTGCGTGACGTCACGCAGGCCTCGCTACGGCATGCGATCGGCATCGTGCCGCAAGACACGGTGCTGTTCAACGACACGATCGAATACAACATTGCCTACGGCAGGACGGGCGCGGGCAAAGACGACGTGATTGCTGCGGCACGGGCCGCGTACATCCATGATTTCATCGAGTCGCTGCCGGATGGATACGCGACGATGGTCGGCGAGCGCGGTCTGAAATTGTCCGGCGGTGAAAAGCAGCGTGTCGCAATCGCCCGCGCGCTGCTGAAAAATCCCGCCTTGCTGATTTTTGACGAAGCGACCTCGGCGCTGGACTCCAAGGCCGAGCAGGCGATCCAGACCCAGCTCAAGGACATCGCCCGCAACCGGACGACGCTGGTGATCGCACACCGGCTCTCGACCATTGCCGATGCGGCGCAAATCCTGGTGCTCGACCAGGGCCGCATCATCGAGCGTGGCACCCATGCGACGCTGCTGACGGCCGATGGCGCGTATGCCCAGATGTGGCAACGCCAGCAGGTGGCAGTGGATCAGGATGGCGCTCCCGTCGTCGATGCGCGTGCCATGGCAGTGCAGACGTAA
- a CDS encoding acyl-CoA thioesterase has translation MTKTNDNALPEGKMPVLRMLPMPADANVYGDVFGGWIMSQVDIAGSLPATRRANGRVATIAVNSFLFKNPVFVGDLLSFYAEIVKVGNTSITVNVEVFAERNRLQAETVKVTEATLTYVATGPDRKPRPLPPLTE, from the coding sequence ATGACGAAGACCAACGACAACGCATTGCCGGAAGGAAAAATGCCGGTACTGCGGATGCTGCCAATGCCAGCCGATGCCAACGTGTACGGCGACGTGTTTGGCGGCTGGATCATGTCGCAAGTCGACATCGCCGGTTCGCTGCCGGCCACGCGCCGCGCCAACGGCCGGGTCGCCACCATCGCGGTCAATTCATTCCTGTTCAAGAACCCGGTATTCGTCGGCGACCTGCTATCGTTCTATGCCGAGATCGTCAAGGTCGGCAACACCTCGATCACCGTCAATGTCGAAGTCTTCGCCGAACGCAACCGGCTGCAGGCCGAGACCGTCAAGGTCACCGAAGCCACACTGACCTATGTCGCCACCGGCCCCGATCGCAAGCCACGTCCACTACCACCACTGACCGAATAA
- a CDS encoding LysR family transcriptional regulator — translation METKWLEDFLSLAETRSFSRSAQLRHVTQPAFSRRIQSLEAWLGADLIDRTSYPTRLTPAGEIFYEQAMEMLGQINNARALLRGKRPAAQTTVDFAVPHTLSLTYMPKWMTALDADFGPINTRLMALNVHDAVMSMVEGGCDLLLCYHHPRQPVQLDSARYDMLVLGAESLCPYARCDRTGVPDFVLPGSALAPLPFLSYTTNAYLGRMVELILADAKHPLHLQKCYETDMAEGLKMMALEGRGVVFLPESSVTRELRQKQLARADGGQPEWQVEMEIRLYREKPSVGRPGKPLVGRLWDYLVQQQMKTQKLPGRKLSMKKVVP, via the coding sequence ATGGAAACTAAATGGCTAGAAGATTTTTTGTCGCTGGCGGAGACCCGCAGCTTCAGTCGCTCCGCGCAATTGCGCCACGTGACACAACCGGCGTTTTCACGTCGCATCCAATCGCTTGAAGCCTGGCTGGGCGCTGATCTGATCGATCGAACTTCGTATCCGACACGGCTCACGCCGGCCGGTGAAATTTTCTATGAGCAGGCCATGGAAATGCTGGGGCAGATCAACAATGCCCGTGCGCTGTTGCGCGGCAAGCGACCGGCGGCACAAACCACCGTTGACTTCGCGGTGCCGCATACCTTGTCGCTGACCTACATGCCGAAATGGATGACGGCACTGGATGCGGATTTCGGCCCGATCAATACCCGCCTGATGGCACTCAATGTCCATGATGCGGTCATGAGCATGGTGGAAGGTGGTTGCGATTTGCTGTTGTGTTATCACCATCCGCGCCAGCCGGTACAGCTCGATTCCGCCCGGTACGACATGCTGGTGCTGGGTGCCGAGTCGCTTTGCCCCTACGCCCGCTGCGATCGCACGGGAGTCCCTGATTTCGTGTTGCCGGGAAGCGCACTGGCACCGCTGCCGTTTTTGTCATACACCACCAATGCGTATCTTGGACGCATGGTCGAGCTGATCCTGGCGGACGCGAAGCACCCGTTACACCTGCAAAAATGCTACGAAACCGACATGGCTGAAGGCCTGAAAATGATGGCGTTGGAAGGGCGTGGCGTCGTGTTCCTGCCCGAGTCGTCGGTCACTCGCGAGCTCCGGCAAAAGCAACTGGCGCGCGCTGATGGCGGCCAGCCGGAATGGCAAGTCGAGATGGAGATCCGGCTGTATCGCGAAAAACCGTCGGTGGGACGCCCCGGCAAACCACTGGTCGGACGGCTGTGGGACTACCTGGTTCAGCAGCAAATGAAAACGCAGAAGCTACCAGGCAGAAAGCTTTCCATGAAAAAAGTTGTGCCATGA
- a CDS encoding aminopeptidase, whose amino-acid sequence MKWRTGLAVVAGLLASGCAQFDYYYQAAQGQFALLSGARPIDDWLADPGVGEKLKARLTKVREIRRYAARELGLSDNNSYTNYADLKRPYVLWNVVATPELSMQPAQWCFPIAGCVNYRGYYNKQEALDYAAVLRKAGYDVQMSGVAAYSTLGWFNDPVLSTFIQYPDGELARLVFHELAHQVAYARNDTQFNESFATTVEELGVERWMAAHGDAAMRENFVAFDGRKRDFLALLVKYRKLLVANYARTVGDGDKRREKGKLFAALKDEYLVLRTAWGGYAGYDRWFAEPLSNAHLAAVASYHDYVPAFRALMTEQKTLARFYGATRKMAALEPAQRNMQLAQLTRNATLASVDASVTSAIKR is encoded by the coding sequence ATGAAATGGCGCACGGGATTGGCGGTAGTAGCTGGCCTGCTGGCGAGCGGATGCGCCCAGTTCGATTATTACTATCAGGCGGCGCAGGGACAGTTTGCGCTGCTCTCGGGGGCCCGTCCGATTGATGACTGGCTGGCCGATCCCGGGGTCGGCGAGAAGCTCAAGGCGCGCCTGACCAAGGTCCGTGAAATCCGTCGCTATGCGGCGCGTGAACTCGGCCTGTCGGACAACAACAGTTACACCAACTATGCCGACCTCAAGCGGCCTTACGTGCTGTGGAATGTGGTGGCTACGCCGGAGTTGTCGATGCAGCCGGCGCAATGGTGTTTTCCGATTGCCGGCTGCGTCAATTACCGCGGCTACTACAACAAGCAGGAAGCGCTCGACTATGCGGCCGTCTTACGCAAGGCTGGCTACGATGTGCAGATGTCGGGCGTGGCGGCGTACTCGACATTAGGCTGGTTCAATGATCCGGTGCTGTCGACCTTCATCCAGTATCCCGATGGTGAACTGGCGCGGCTGGTCTTTCATGAGCTGGCGCATCAGGTTGCCTATGCCCGCAACGATACCCAGTTCAATGAATCATTTGCCACCACCGTCGAGGAACTGGGTGTCGAGCGCTGGATGGCGGCGCACGGCGATGCCGCGATGCGCGAGAACTTCGTGGCGTTCGACGGGCGCAAACGTGATTTTCTCGCGTTGCTGGTCAAGTATCGCAAGCTGCTCGTTGCCAACTATGCGCGCACGGTCGGTGATGGCGACAAGCGGCGTGAAAAGGGCAAGCTGTTTGCGGCCCTGAAGGACGAGTATCTGGTACTGAGAACCGCCTGGGGTGGCTATGCCGGATACGATCGCTGGTTTGCCGAACCGCTATCGAATGCGCACCTGGCAGCGGTGGCTTCCTACCATGACTACGTGCCGGCATTCCGGGCCTTGATGACCGAGCAAAAGACGCTGGCCAGGTTTTATGGAGCCACGCGCAAAATGGCGGCTCTGGAGCCGGCGCAACGTAACATGCAGCTGGCCCAGCTGACGCGCAATGCCACGTTGGCGTCGGTCGATGCCTCGGTGACTAGCGCGATCAAGCGCTGA